The Procambarus clarkii isolate CNS0578487 chromosome 18, FALCON_Pclarkii_2.0, whole genome shotgun sequence genome segment GCTGCTAGTGGTGCTAGTACTGCTGCTAGTGCTGCTAGTGGTGCTAGTGACGCTGctagtggtgctagtggtgctagTGACACTGctagtggtgctagtggtgctagTGACGCTGCTAGTGGTGCTAGTGACGCTGCTAGTGGTGCTAGTGACGCTACTAGTGGTGCTAGTACTGCTGCTAGTGGTGCTAGTGACGCTGCTAGTGGTGCTAGTACTGCTGCTAGTGGTGCTAGTGACGCTGCTAGTGGTGCTAGTGACGCTGCTAGTGGTGCTAGTGACGCTGCAAGCGGTGCTAGTACTGCTGTTAGTGGTGCTAGTGACGCTGCTAGTGCTGCTAGTACTGCTGCTAGTGCTGCTAGTTACGTTGCTAGTGGTGCTAGTTaagctgctagtgctgctgctagTGGTGCTGCTAGTGGTGCTATGAACGCTGATAATGGTGCTAGTGACGCTGCTAGTGGTGCTAGTGTCGCTGCTAGTGGTGCTAGTGACGCTGCTAGTGGTGCTAGTGACGCTGCTAGTGCCGCTGCTAGTGGTGCTAGTGACGCTGCTAGTAGTGCTAGTGACGCTTCTAGTGCCGCTGCTAGTGGTGCTAGTGACGCTGCTAGTAGTGCTAGTGATGCTGCTAGTGACGCTGTTAGTGGTGCTAGTGACGCTGCTAGTGGTACTAGTGACGCTGCTAGTGGTGCTAGGGACGCTGCTAGTGGTGCTAGTGACGCTGCTAGTGGTGCTAGTGACGCTGCTAGTGACGCTGCTAGTGGTGCTAGTGACGCTGCTAGTGCCGCTGCTAGTGGTGCTAGTGACGCAGCTAGTAGTGCTAGTGATGCTGCTAGTGACGCTGGTAGTAGTGCTAGTGATGCTGCTAGTGGTGCTAGTGACGCTGCTAGTGGTGCTAGTGACGCTGGTAGTGGTGCTAGTACTGCTGCTAGTGCTGCTAGTGACGCTGCTAGTGGTGCTAGTGACGCTGCTAGTGGTGCTAGTGACGCTGCTAGTGGTGCTAGTGACGCTGCTAGTGGTGCTAGTGACGCTGCTAGTGGTGCTAGTACTGCTTCTAGTGGTGTTAGTACCGCTGCTAGTGGTGTTAGTACCACTGCTAGTGGTGCTAGTGACGCTGCTAGTGGTGCTAGTACTGCTTCTAGTGGTGTTAGTACCGCTGCTAGTGGTGTTAGTACCACTGCTAGTGGTGCTAGTGACGCTGCTAGTGGTGTTAGTACCGCTGCTAGTGGTGTTAGTACCACTGCTAGTGGTGCTAGTACTGCTTCTAGTGGTGTTAGTACCGCTGCTAGTGGTGCTAGTACCGCTGCTAGTGGTGATCCATAGGGGAGCTCCCCAGCTCTCCTATGAGTAatattggagagctttgagacgatcccaataatttaggtgctttatctcgtctatgcgtgccgtatatgttctctgtattccctctatttcagcaatctctcctgctgtgaagggggaagtgagtactgagcagtactcgagacgggacaacacaagtgacttgaag includes the following:
- the LOC138366004 gene encoding autotransporter adhesin BpaC-like yields the protein MNADNGASDAASGASVAASGASDAASGASDAASAAASGASDAASSASDASSAAASGASDAASSASDAASDAVSGASDAASGTSDAASGARDAASGASDAASGASDAASDAASGASDAASAAASGASDAASSASDAASDAGSSASDAASGASDAASGASDAGSGASTAASAASDAASGASDAASGASDAASGASDAASGASDAASGASTASSGVSTAASGVSTTASGASDAASGASTASSGVSTAASGVSTTASGASDAASGVSTAASGVSTTASGASTASSGVSTAASGASTAASGDP